In the Candidatus Hydrogenedentota bacterium genome, CTGGAGTTCATCGAGGCCCCCACGCAGCTTATCCGGGCGCTCTAAAGGCGCCGGAAACCGAAGTGACGGAATGAAGTTCGTCCTGTACAACATCCGCTACGGCACCGGCACGGGCATCCGCTACCACCTGCCCGTTCCCTTCTCGGGCTACTTCCGGCCCACGCGGCGGAACCTGTCGCGGATTGTGGAGTTCCTCCGCCGCGAGGCCCCGGACATTGTCGGGCTGGTCGAGGTGGACGAGGGGTCCTACCGCTCGCGCAACCTGAACCAGGCGGAGCACATCGCGCGGGAGCTGGGCTACAGCCACGTCTACGAGTCCAAGTACGGCCGTCACTCGCTGGTCCGCCAGATGCCCGTGCTGCGCCGCCAGGGCAACGCCTTCATCACCAACCAGGCCATTGAGGCGCAGAAGTTCCACTTTTTCGAGCACGGCATGAAGCGGCTGGTGATCGAGCTGGAGCTGGAGACCTTCTCCCTGTTCCTGGTCCACCTGTCCCTGGCCTACCGCCACCGGCAGTACCAGCTCTCGGACCTCCACGGACTCTTCGCCAAGGTCACCAAGCCGATCCTCGTGGCGGGGGACTTCAACGCCTTCTGGGGCGACCGGGAGCTGCGGCTGTTCATGGCCGCCGCCGGACTGGTCAACCCGAACACCCAGGGCACCCCCACCTTCCCGAGCCTCGCCCCGAAGCGCCAGCTGGACTTTATCCTGCACAGCCCCGAAATCCAGATTACCGGCTTCCGCGTGCCCGGCATCCACCTGTCGGACCACATGCCTCTTGTCTGCGAGTTCATCCCGCCCGTCCCCGGCACCCGCCGCCGGGTGGACCCCGGGGCCGCCCTGCTCCTCCCGCCCAGCCCCGACGGCGGCGGGGAGCATCACGTTGCCTGAATGCGCCGCCAGGCGCTGAGTCCGGAACATGGAGGGTTTCCCGATGCCGTGCGCGTTTCTCCCGGCTTTGTTTGTCCTGCTCGCCGCGTCTGGCCCGGGGGCGGAACCGCCCCCGCGCGGCGTCCCGACACCCGGCCAGCTCGCCTGGCATGCCATGGAGCAGCAGATGTTCCTGTGTCTCGATCCCTGCACCTGGCAGGGCCGGGAGTATGACGACCACTCCACGCCGCTGTCGGAGATCAACCCCGCGGCCCTCGACACGGAGCAGTGGTGCGAGGCGGCCAAATCCTTCGGCGCGAAGCAGATTCTTTTTGTCGCCAAGCACACCGGCGGCTTCTGCTGGTGGCCCACGCAGACCACGGAGTACTGCGTCCGCAACATCCCCTGGAAAGACGGGAAGGGCGACGTCCTCGGCGAGCTCGCCGGGAGCTGCCGCCGCCACGGCCTGAAACTGGGTGTCTACATCTACCCCGGCGACGACCAGTGGGGCGCGGGCATCGGCAGCGGCGGAAAAACCGCCGACCC is a window encoding:
- a CDS encoding endonuclease — its product is MKFVLYNIRYGTGTGIRYHLPVPFSGYFRPTRRNLSRIVEFLRREAPDIVGLVEVDEGSYRSRNLNQAEHIARELGYSHVYESKYGRHSLVRQMPVLRRQGNAFITNQAIEAQKFHFFEHGMKRLVIELELETFSLFLVHLSLAYRHRQYQLSDLHGLFAKVTKPILVAGDFNAFWGDRELRLFMAAAGLVNPNTQGTPTFPSLAPKRQLDFILHSPEIQITGFRVPGIHLSDHMPLVCEFIPPVPGTRRRVDPGAALLLPPSPDGGGEHHVA